The region CCGCCTAGCGCGTCGTTTAAGCGCCTTTTGGGCGCGGTGGGTATCCAAGGACATCGACGTAGGAGCGCCGCGCCCAGTCAAACGAACACCACCGGCCATCGACACCAGTCGGATGGTCGACATTGACTGGCGCGGACTGTTGATATGTGAGCATGCCCGCTCTCGGTTGCAACCAGTCGGCGCTGAACACAGAAGACAAATATCTGATACCGTGGTCGGGGAAGATTGTCACGACCGTTTTGGTTGGATTCTCTCGCGCCAGCCAGTCGGCGACTACATAGGCAGCGCCTGCCGTTGGCCCGACGAGCAAGCCGGTCTCGCGGTGCAGCTTGTGTACAGCATTAATCATAAGTGCGACCGGCACCCAATGTACCACGTCACACTGGGTGTGGTCGAGGTTTCCGATCACGATGTCGGCACCCATGCCGAGCAGTGGCTCATAACATTCGTGACATAGGCTCTGGACACTAGCGGGCGACGAGCCGAACAGCACACTGAGATTGTGGTCGACCGCGTGGACCTCGAGCGCTCTGCCTGCCGCGCGCAGGTATCGTGACGTGCCGCTAATCGAGCCACCGCTCCCAACAGTGGCCACCAAGATGTCGACGTCGCCGACTTCCAACTGGAACAGGGCAGCCAGGTCACTATAAGACGCTGGATTGGAGGGATTTTCGTACTGCTGTGGCCAGAAGGCGCTCGGGTCGTCGCGCAGAATATCGGCCAGGCGGTCGAGGCGCTTTTGCTGAATGCCGCCTTGATAGCCGATGCCGTCGGGAACAATCTCCAACTGCGCGCCAAGCTGAGTCAAACGCCATTTGAGAGCTGAATCTAAGGGGCCTGTGACCAGTGTCAGGCGGAAATCGAGCGCCGACGATAGAATCGCCAACGCCAGCGCAAAGGTTCCGGAACTCGACTCCACCACATGACCGCCCTGTATGAGTCGGCCCTGATCCATGGCGTCGAGAATGATCTTGCGGGCCGGAACCATTTTCATAAGATCGAATTGCGCCGCCGTTAGATTGGATGACAACCTCACAAGTTTCGGACGGCAATGAAGATGATTGATATTGTCAAGCATTGATTTGATCACCAAATGCAGGCGGCTTTTCCGATGCGATGGAATGGAAGCCAACGGCAAAGCGAAGGTGATAGCTTGCGCCGAACGCAGCCGCGCGATCTGCGATCTCCTTCACGCCATCGTCATTGATTGTTTGACACGATCGGAAGAGCAATCCAGCTACCGTTCCGGTGTGCGCAATGATAAAGCCGCAGGCGTCCATTGCTGCTGCTAAAGCGACCAGATGGGGGAAGTTCTGCTGCGGATAATAGCGTTGGTTGATTTCGGCGCTGCGCATGGCGATCTCGGCAAGCCCGTTTGCATCGCTTTGCCGAATGGCCACGCGGAGTCGTTGCCGCAGCGCGTCGAACTCTGTGACCTCCGCCGGTTCGTAGTCGCAGGGCGGATTGGCGTCCGTCGAAAATCGCTCGCTCGGCGCTAGATTGAGACCGATAATCTCAAGGGATGGCCACGTCGAACCGTACTCTTCCAGAATCGTTCCATCGCGCTGCGCGAACAGTACTACACGATCGTCAAACATAGTGGCGTCGCTAGCTCCCTCGCTGGAGACGGCGATCTTGGCGACTTCTTCATCCGATGTGCAGCGGCCGAACAGGCGGTCCAGAACTCGCAAGGTTGCGACGATATCCGTGGTAGACGAACCGAGCCCGATCTCAACGGGAATGTTGGACTCAAGGACGACCTGCACAGCTCTTCGAGGTGCCGGCGCATACCGCGCAAGATAGAACTGCATTGCGCGACCTGCCTTTGTCTTGAGTGTCGGCGCGATGATGTCGTCCGATTTGTTCACGAAGCGACCGAAGCCACGGCTCCAGAGCTCGGTGCAGGGAACCGTTACCAGACCTCGACGAACCGCGCCTTCCTGATCGTGAAAAGCCCCTTGCAAGAACTCGCCGAAATGACCCGACGCACACGCAACATGGACGCGGTCATCGTCCCTGCTGCCCGGCTCGAACACTAGTTGCATAGCTGAATTCGCAAGTTTTTCAGATTTGGCCATTCGAAGCCGTGCTCCCAGTCTGCTGCTGAAAGGCGATCCAACGAGCGGCAATGTTTGCCTGCGGGGGCCATGGGACACCCGTCGGCGTGATGTCAAAGTCGCCCTGCAAAACGAGGTTTGAAGTCGGTGTTCCGCGAAGCAGATATGGCGCAATGAAACCGTAAGCCGTCAGTTCGTGCGTGCTATCAAGCACAGAGAAGCCGCCCGAACTCCCGCGGCACGCTGGTGATCCGCAAGCACAGTTCGGCACAGCAATGCTCTCATATTCGGTCGTCGCATAGTCGAATGAAAGCTCTTCGCCAGATGCAATCGCGCGTAACGCAATGAAATCATAGGCCCCGAACCGATTCGGCGACACGAACGTGTTC is a window of Tabrizicola piscis DNA encoding:
- a CDS encoding SET domain-containing protein, whose protein sequence is MNATVAQPVHFGLQSVPCARAINNRNVAVRLADNVKGRGVFAIRDHLPGEVVLIGLIESLADRRTNHSIQLDWNVHANFEEPASLINHSCLPNTFVSPNRFGAYDFIALRAIASGEELSFDYATTEYESIAVPNCACGSPACRGSSGGFSVLDSTHELTAYGFIAPYLLRGTPTSNLVLQGDFDITPTGVPWPPQANIAARWIAFQQQTGSTASNGQI
- a CDS encoding pyridoxal-phosphate dependent enzyme, which encodes MLDNINHLHCRPKLVRLSSNLTAAQFDLMKMVPARKIILDAMDQGRLIQGGHVVESSSGTFALALAILSSALDFRLTLVTGPLDSALKWRLTQLGAQLEIVPDGIGYQGGIQQKRLDRLADILRDDPSAFWPQQYENPSNPASYSDLAALFQLEVGDVDILVATVGSGGSISGTSRYLRAAGRALEVHAVDHNLSVLFGSSPASVQSLCHECYEPLLGMGADIVIGNLDHTQCDVVHWVPVALMINAVHKLHRETGLLVGPTAGAAYVVADWLARENPTKTVVTIFPDHGIRYLSSVFSADWLQPRAGMLTYQQSAPVNVDHPTGVDGRWCSFDWARRSYVDVLGYPPRPKGA
- a CDS encoding GHMP kinase — protein: MAKSEKLANSAMQLVFEPGSRDDDRVHVACASGHFGEFLQGAFHDQEGAVRRGLVTVPCTELWSRGFGRFVNKSDDIIAPTLKTKAGRAMQFYLARYAPAPRRAVQVVLESNIPVEIGLGSSTTDIVATLRVLDRLFGRCTSDEEVAKIAVSSEGASDATMFDDRVVLFAQRDGTILEEYGSTWPSLEIIGLNLAPSERFSTDANPPCDYEPAEVTEFDALRQRLRVAIRQSDANGLAEIAMRSAEINQRYYPQQNFPHLVALAAAMDACGFIIAHTGTVAGLLFRSCQTINDDGVKEIADRAAAFGASYHLRFAVGFHSIASEKPPAFGDQINA